The Mycolicibacterium mageritense genome contains a region encoding:
- a CDS encoding anthranilate synthase component I yields the protein MQNPVDNLARTTSRDDFRALAAEHRVVPVTRKVLADSETPLSAYRKLAANRPGTFLLESAENGRSWSRWSFIGAGAPSALTVRDNEAVWLGTTPQGAPTGGDPLQALRTTLDVLATAALPGLPPLSGGLVGFFAYDMVRRLERLPELAVDDLGLPDMLLLLATDIAAVDHHEGTITLIANAVNWNGTDERVDWAYDDAVARLDVMTKALGQPLTSTVATFSRPAPAARAQLTLEEYGAIVEKLVGDIEAGEAFQVVPSQRFEMDTEADPLDVYRILRVTNPSPYMYLLNVPNAEGGLDFSVVGSSPEALVTVKDGRATTHPIAGTRWRGQTEEEDVLLEKELLADDKERAEHLMLVDLGRNDLGRVCRPGTVRVEDYSHIERYSHVMHLVSTVTGELAEGKTALDAVTACFPAGTLSGAPKVRAMELIEEVEKTRRGLYGGVLGYLDFAGDADFAIAIRTTLMRDGIAYVQSGGGVVADSNGPYEYNESANKAKAVLNAIAAAATLAEP from the coding sequence GTGCAAAACCCCGTCGACAACCTCGCCCGGACGACTTCGCGCGATGATTTCCGGGCCCTGGCCGCCGAGCACCGGGTGGTACCGGTGACGCGCAAGGTGCTCGCCGACTCCGAGACGCCGCTGTCGGCCTACCGCAAGCTGGCCGCCAACCGGCCCGGCACGTTCCTGCTCGAGTCCGCGGAGAACGGCCGGTCCTGGTCGCGATGGTCCTTCATCGGTGCCGGTGCGCCCTCGGCCCTGACGGTGCGTGACAACGAGGCGGTGTGGCTGGGCACCACCCCGCAGGGCGCGCCGACCGGTGGCGACCCGTTGCAGGCGTTGCGGACGACGCTCGACGTGTTGGCCACCGCTGCGTTGCCCGGTCTGCCGCCGCTGTCGGGGGGCTTGGTCGGGTTTTTCGCCTACGACATGGTGCGGCGGCTGGAGCGGCTGCCCGAGTTGGCGGTCGACGATCTGGGGCTGCCGGACATGCTGCTGCTGTTGGCCACCGACATCGCGGCCGTCGACCACCACGAGGGCACCATCACGTTGATTGCCAACGCGGTGAACTGGAACGGCACCGACGAACGTGTGGACTGGGCGTATGACGACGCCGTGGCCCGGCTCGACGTGATGACCAAGGCGCTGGGGCAGCCGTTGACCTCGACGGTGGCCACCTTCAGCCGGCCCGCGCCCGCGGCCCGGGCCCAGCTCACGCTCGAGGAGTACGGCGCGATCGTGGAGAAGCTCGTCGGCGACATCGAGGCGGGCGAAGCCTTCCAGGTGGTGCCGTCGCAGCGGTTCGAGATGGACACCGAGGCCGACCCGCTCGACGTCTACCGGATCCTGCGGGTGACCAATCCGAGTCCCTACATGTATCTGCTCAACGTGCCCAATGCCGAAGGCGGACTGGACTTCTCGGTGGTCGGGTCGAGTCCCGAGGCGTTGGTGACCGTCAAGGACGGGCGGGCCACGACGCATCCGATCGCGGGCACCCGCTGGCGTGGGCAGACCGAGGAAGAGGACGTGCTGCTCGAAAAGGAGCTGCTGGCCGACGACAAGGAGCGCGCCGAGCACCTCATGCTGGTCGACCTGGGCCGCAACGACCTCGGCCGGGTCTGCCGGCCCGGCACCGTGCGGGTCGAGGACTACAGCCACATCGAGCGCTACAGCCACGTGATGCACCTGGTGTCCACGGTGACCGGTGAGCTCGCGGAGGGCAAGACAGCGCTGGATGCGGTGACCGCGTGCTTCCCGGCGGGAACGCTGTCAGGCGCGCCCAAGGTGCGGGCGATGGAGCTGATCGAGGAAGTCGAGAAGACCCGCCGGGGTCTCTACGGCGGCGTGCTGGGGTACCTGGATTTCGCCGGCGACGCCGATTTCGCGATCGCGATCCGAACCACGTTGATGCGTGACGGCATCGCCTACGTGCAGTCGGGCGGGGGAGTCGTGGCCGATTCCAACGGGCCGTACGAGTACAACGAATCAGCGAACAAGGCCAAAGCCGTGCTCAACGCGATCGCGGCCGCGGCAACCCTGGCCGAGCCATGA
- a CDS encoding TIGR02234 family membrane protein, which yields MMRIAQVLLVVAAGALWGASRMTWVQVGSFDGLGQPKTTTLTGATWSTALIPLALLLLAAAVAALAVRGWPMRLLALLVAAASAGMGYLAVSLWVVKDVAVRAAHLGEVPVAQLTGTERFYGGAVLTLVAAVCALVGAVLFMRSAAKGRTAATRYAAPAARRAAAQADESGEPLSERMIWDALDEGHDPTGEGTDPDNKGR from the coding sequence TTGATGCGGATCGCGCAGGTTCTGCTCGTCGTCGCCGCCGGGGCGTTGTGGGGCGCGTCGCGCATGACCTGGGTGCAGGTCGGCTCGTTCGACGGGCTCGGCCAGCCCAAGACGACCACCTTGACCGGCGCGACCTGGTCGACGGCGCTGATTCCGCTGGCATTGCTGTTGCTGGCGGCCGCGGTGGCTGCGCTGGCGGTGCGGGGGTGGCCGATGCGACTGCTGGCGCTGCTGGTCGCGGCGGCAAGTGCAGGCATGGGTTACCTGGCGGTCAGCCTGTGGGTGGTCAAGGATGTCGCCGTACGGGCCGCTCACCTGGGAGAAGTGCCGGTAGCGCAGCTCACCGGGACCGAGCGCTTCTACGGCGGCGCGGTCTTGACGCTGGTGGCAGCGGTGTGCGCGTTGGTCGGTGCGGTTCTGTTCATGCGCTCCGCGGCCAAGGGGCGTACCGCCGCGACGCGCTACGCCGCGCCCGCGGCTCGTCGCGCCGCGGCCCAGGCTGACGAATCCGGTGAACCGCTGTCCGAACGCATGATCTGGGACGCGTTGGATGAGGGGCACGATCCCACAGGTGAGGGGACCGATCCGGACAACAAGGGTCGGTGA
- the trpC gene encoding indole-3-glycerol phosphate synthase TrpC, with protein sequence MSSATVLDSIIEGVRADVAAREAVISLADIKARAKDAPAPLNVMAALREPGIGVIAEVKRASPSRGALANIADPAELARAYQDGGARVVSVLTEERRFNGSLADLDAVRAAVSIPVLRKDFIVKPYQIHEARAHGADMLLLIVAALEQSVLESLLERTESLGMTALVEVHTEEEADRALTAGATVIGVNARDLKTLEVDRDCFARIAPGLPSKVIRVAESGVRGTADLLAYAGAGADAVLVGEGLVTSGDPRTAVADLVTAGTHPSCPKPAR encoded by the coding sequence ATGAGTTCGGCCACAGTGCTCGACTCCATCATCGAAGGCGTGCGCGCCGACGTTGCCGCCCGCGAGGCCGTGATCAGCCTTGCCGACATCAAAGCGCGGGCCAAGGATGCTCCGGCACCGCTCAACGTGATGGCGGCGCTGCGGGAACCCGGTATCGGTGTGATCGCAGAGGTGAAGCGGGCCAGCCCGTCGCGCGGCGCGCTGGCCAACATTGCCGATCCGGCTGAGCTCGCCCGCGCCTACCAGGACGGCGGCGCCCGCGTGGTCAGCGTGCTGACCGAAGAGCGCCGTTTCAACGGCTCGTTGGCGGATCTCGACGCGGTACGGGCAGCGGTGTCAATTCCGGTGTTGCGCAAGGACTTTATCGTCAAGCCGTACCAGATCCACGAGGCCCGTGCGCACGGTGCCGACATGCTGCTGCTGATCGTGGCGGCGTTGGAGCAGTCGGTGCTGGAGTCACTCCTGGAGCGCACCGAATCGCTGGGGATGACGGCACTGGTCGAAGTGCACACCGAGGAGGAGGCGGACCGCGCCCTGACGGCCGGCGCCACCGTCATCGGGGTGAACGCCCGCGATCTGAAGACCCTTGAGGTTGACCGTGACTGCTTCGCGCGCATCGCGCCGGGTCTTCCCAGCAAGGTCATCCGCGTCGCAGAATCCGGTGTCCGGGGCACCGCCGACCTGTTGGCCTATGCCGGTGCCGGCGCTGACGCCGTACTCGTCGGCGAAGGCCTGGTCACCAGCGGAGACCCGCGCACCGCGGTGGCCGATCTGGTCACTGCGGGAACCCACCCGTCCTGCCCGAAACCGGCTCGTTGA